From Micromonospora echinaurantiaca:
CTGCCTACGAGGCCAAGGTGCTGATGATCTCGGTGGCCGCGCGGATGGCGGGGATGCACCCGCAGACGCTGCGCCAGTACGACCGGTTGGGCCTGGTGCAGGCCGGCCGGGCGGCGGGCGGCGGGCGCCGGTACAGCGTCCGGGACGTGGTGCTGCTGCGCGAGGTGCAGCGGCTCAGCCAGGACGACGGCATCAACCTGGCCGGGGTCAAGCGGATCATCGGCCTGGAGCGGCTGCTGGAGCAGGCCCAGCAGCGGGTGGCCGAGCTGGAGGCGGAGCTCGACGCCGCGTACCGCCGGATCGCCGAGCTGGAGTCGCTGGCCCGCTTTCCGGGCCGAGACCTCGTGCCCACCAACCGCACCACCACCGCCCTGGTGGTCTGGCGACCCCGCCGGGGGCCCGAACGCTGACCACCGCTGACCCGGAAGCCGCTGCGCCGGCCCGGTCCGCTCGCCGGAATCCCGGCGCGGGCCGGGCCGGCTTCGTTATGGTGCCAATAGGTCCTATCCGCTTAATCCGGACCTAACCTACTGACCCGGTGAGGGGGAGCAGGTGGCGGAGCCAGCGAAGAAGGTGGCGGAGCAGGCGGAGCAGCGACTCGACAAGGTGGCCGAGACGGTCCGGGAGAAGTTCGACGAGATCCTCGACGGCCGGTTCACCGACCAGGTCGACCACGGTGTCGACAAGGGGCGGACCGACACTCGCCCCCGGAAGCAGGGCGGTCCGGTTCGCTGACGACCGGTACGCCGACGTGCGGGCCGGGACCCACGGGGGGTCCCGGCCCGTTCGCCGTCGCGAGGTGTGGGCCGGGACGCCGCGATCCTCAGGGCGGGGGTCCCGGCCCGTTCGCCGTCGCGAGGTGTGGGCCGGGACGCCGCGATCCTCAGGGCGGGGGTCCCGGCCCGTTCGCCGTCGCGAGGTGTGGGCCGGGACGCGGCGATCCTCAGGGCGGGGGTCCCGGCCCGTTCGCCGTCATGAACCACTCGGTGTGCGGCGAACAGGGGTGTCCGGCGGCGCGGTTGGCGCGAGATCCCGCAAACGGAGTCGATCAGCGAGGGGTGCCAGCTCAGCCGATGCGGCGGTTCTCCCGGACCAGGCCGCCCTCGCACCAGTCGCGGTAGACGAAGAGGTCCGGCCGGGCCAGCAGCACCCGGCTGTTGTGCGCCCAGGTGCGCATCAGCTCGTCGCCGTCCCGCTCGGCCTGCTCGACCAGCTTGCGGAAGCGCCGCTTCGGGTGGGCCCGGAAGTTCGTCCGGATGCCGTCGGCGGCGTAGATGTAGAGGCAGTGCAGCGCGAACCGTCGCGCCGGGCAGGCCGGGTCCATGGCCAGGTCGAACAGGGTCATCACCAGCCGGTCGCCGGAGACCAGCAGATCCCAGTCGGGGGGCATGGAGGACAACGGAACGGAGTCGGGATGGTAGGCCCACGCCCGCAGCTCCGCCGGGGACGGGTCGACCGGGTTTGCGAACCCGTGGAACGTCGACTCCTGCACGCTCACCGGCCAACCTTCCGCTCTCGCCCGAGGGAGCACGCTCCCGCGAACCCTGGCTGCTGGGGCGACACGGTAACGCGCCACCGGCGACCGGCGGTAGACCCTGGCGGCAGCAATTCGGCAACCGTTGGCCCGGCCGGGTCGACCGTACGGTCGACCCGGCCGTCCAGGCTGATGTGCAGGTCAGTCCGGCACGGGTGCTGGCTGGGCCCGCTGCGCCGCGCCGCGCTGGCGCACCCAGCGCTTGAACCACGCGAGGTCGGGCAGCCGGGCCAGCATCGGCCCGGTCACCACGGTGATCAGGACGTACGCCGTGGCGAGCGCCGCCAGCTTCGGCTCGACGCTGCCGGCGGCCACCGCGAGCCCCGCGATGACGATGGAGAACTCACCGCGCGGCACCAGGGC
This genomic window contains:
- a CDS encoding heat shock protein transcriptional repressor HspR — translated: MSGEFVGSDDPAYEAKVLMISVAARMAGMHPQTLRQYDRLGLVQAGRAAGGGRRYSVRDVVLLREVQRLSQDDGINLAGVKRIIGLERLLEQAQQRVAELEAELDAAYRRIAELESLARFPGRDLVPTNRTTTALVVWRPRRGPER